A single genomic interval of Trichosurus vulpecula isolate mTriVul1 chromosome 6, mTriVul1.pri, whole genome shotgun sequence harbors:
- the LOC118854927 gene encoding vegetative cell wall protein gp1-like: MPETENSDPTHIKCVLYHHTMLTHLLVNLLAISFSPRKGSSLDGRYILSPACNQRKQVREGDCRMGLFNSTQAYGYSVTFCVIRNTSLPPKPTHHPAPGLPSTCPLQTPSKAPSPAAFPGAPAGAFFPFFLGAQTPCTLPGPPGHTLREDSVSSSQLEHCPLQRPVPRPQLRSPSTTLPRGTVCPESPSLPTPQRAAAGDQAPPRPRPSLSRSPSEAAAWRDASRDPGPRRQEMSGKLRSHDPRPPRRPGARPSQPAWLPDRRAQTDGRRRAGSSPLPIAAAPRPDPSRPLTKIRGGTRPRSPPPQSSDASFARRRRALLTPLPTAPDRLLKSGQAATLPLAAIEPRVSRHRPGPQNAIG; the protein is encoded by the exons ATGCCGGAAACTGAAAACAGTGATCCCACACATATCAAATGTGTACTCTACCACCACACCATGCTTACGCACCTACTGGTGAACCTTTTAGCGATAAGCTTCTCCCCTCGGAAAGGCTCATCCTTGGATGGCAGATATATTCTGTCCCCAGCCTGTAAC CAAAGAAAACAGGTACGGGAAGGGGATTGCCGTATGGGTCTTTTCAATTCAACTCAAGCATATGGGTATTCGGTCACATTCTGCGTGATAC GTAACACTTCCTTGCCACCAAAGCCCACACACCACCCCGCGCCCGGCCTACCGAGTACCTGCCCGCTGCAGACTCCCTCCAAAGCCCCCAGCCCCGCAGCGTTCCCAGGGGCTCCCGCAGGagccttcttccccttcttccttggAGCCCAAACACCCTGCACGCTTCCAGGCCCCCCAGGGCACACACTCCGGGAGGACTCGGTCAGTAGCAGCCAGCTGGAGCATTGTCCTTTACAGCGCCCGGTCCCTCGGCCCCAGCTCCGCTCTCCTTCCACCACCCTGCCTCGAGGCACGGTCTGCCCAGAATCTCCCTCCCTCCCGACTCCCCAGCGTGCGGCTGCGGGCGACCAGGCCCCTCCCCGGCCTCGCCCTTCCCTGTCTCGCAGTCCCTCGGAGGCAGCAGCTTGGAGAGATGCTTCGCGAGACCCGGGCCCGCGACGTCAAGAGATGTCAGGGAAGCTCCGGAGCCACGACCCCCGCCCGCCCCGCCGCCCTGGGGCCCGGCCCTCGCAGCCAGCCTGGCTTCCCGACCGCCGGGCCCAGACTGATGGGAGAAGGAGGGCGggctcttctccccttcccattgCCGCTGCCCCCCGGCCCGACCCTTCCCGTCCTCTCACCAAAATCCGCGGGGGGACCAGGCCGCGATCACCCCCTCCCCAGTCCAGCGATGCTTCCTTCGCCCGCCGCCGCCGCGCTCTCCTCACTCCCCTTCCCACCGCCCCCGACCGGCTGCTGAAGAGCGGACAGGCAGCGACACTCCCATTGGCTGCAATCGAGCCTCGCGTCAGCCGGCACCGACCCGGACCGCAGAATGCTATTGGCTAG